A genomic stretch from Haloarchaeobius amylolyticus includes:
- a CDS encoding DUF7344 domain-containing protein, which produces MTSARPTLLGGQTGEGGVTDLDSDEVFQLLTNRRRRDTIRALAGEDEDDGGTDLGTLADEVAAAETGAPIDEVSSDERQRVYISLYQSHLPALDDADVVRYDEETSRVEPGPNLDPLVAYLDPEAQSGDSSSWLGYHLLAGCVGLAFWTVHFLNVLRISPLLLHTGSILSSLTVALGHLRSRAQELLTPSSSG; this is translated from the coding sequence ATGACTTCCGCCAGGCCAACCCTGCTCGGCGGGCAGACCGGCGAGGGGGGCGTCACGGACCTCGACTCGGACGAGGTGTTCCAGTTACTGACCAACAGACGGCGTCGCGACACCATCCGCGCACTCGCCGGCGAGGACGAGGACGACGGCGGGACCGACCTCGGGACGCTGGCCGACGAGGTGGCAGCGGCCGAGACGGGCGCGCCGATAGACGAGGTGTCGTCGGACGAGCGACAGCGCGTGTACATCTCGCTGTACCAGTCGCACCTGCCGGCGCTCGACGACGCGGACGTGGTCCGGTACGACGAGGAGACCAGTCGCGTCGAGCCCGGCCCGAACCTCGACCCGCTGGTCGCGTACCTCGACCCGGAGGCACAGTCCGGCGATTCCTCGAGCTGGCTGGGCTATCACCTCCTGGCGGGGTGTGTCGGGCTGGCGTTCTGGACGGTCCACTTCCTGAACGTGCTCCGCATCTCGCCGTTGCTCTTGCACACCGGGTCCATCCTGTCGAGTCTGACCGTCGCGCTGGGCCACCTCAGGAGTCGCGCCCAGGAACTGCTCACTCCCTCGTCCTCTGGTTAG
- a CDS encoding metal-dependent hydrolase, giving the protein MWPWEHLAFGYVCYSLAVRVTAGERPRGVAVAVVALATLLPDLVDKPLSWTLGVTATGYSVVHSLFVAPFLLAGVAALTRRLDRPHLFAAFAVGYLSHLLGDVIYPAMRGDGLWVHAVLWPVMEREGAPVDGVLTNASRYFLRFLHDLLTGGLSGFLLFELALVTAVTVLWAVDGFPVAAGLYRAVTGRGRE; this is encoded by the coding sequence ATGTGGCCGTGGGAACACCTCGCGTTCGGCTACGTCTGCTACTCGCTGGCCGTCCGCGTCACGGCGGGTGAGCGACCGCGCGGCGTCGCGGTCGCCGTGGTCGCCCTGGCGACGCTCCTCCCGGACCTCGTCGACAAACCGCTCTCGTGGACGCTCGGCGTGACCGCGACCGGCTACTCCGTCGTCCACTCGCTGTTCGTCGCCCCGTTCCTCCTCGCCGGTGTCGCGGCGCTGACCCGGCGGCTCGACCGCCCGCACCTGTTCGCGGCCTTCGCGGTCGGCTACCTCTCGCACCTGCTCGGCGACGTCATCTACCCGGCGATGCGGGGCGACGGGCTCTGGGTCCACGCCGTGCTGTGGCCGGTCATGGAGCGCGAGGGCGCGCCCGTCGACGGCGTCCTGACCAACGCCTCGCGGTACTTCCTGCGCTTCCTGCACGACCTCCTGACCGGCGGGCTCTCCGGGTTCCTGCTGTTCGAGCTGGCGCTGGTGACCGCCGTGACCGTCCTCTGGGCGGTCGACGGCTTCCCGGTCGCGGCCGGGCTCTACCGCGCCGTGACCGGGCGAGGACGCGAGTGA
- a CDS encoding polysaccharide deacetylase family protein, which produces MSSPQVSRRRFLQATAAVGAAGSVGVVSGQSQNGKLVIIYDDGHDGAMSEALPVHKEEGVPACAAIVAGYTPWTRKDHDYRLVGDEIRTLEDEGWEIISHGLYHRNLGEQPVTQPVAPEDEKIWVRDNIHGAFPDREYEIRITDGEKTATAPVVGANTGENGDYLILGKPVGKSFDPADGVTERFVESEIRRSMEKSQEVIASHGIDKPQHFVYPYGARSPLAQELATEYYTSITNYEVEGLNPMTGLNPHRLNRQQMEGRALNESELAHMMATISDENRLAVFGAHTQYDDLGPERIRKVIREAKYQGIDIVTMTEALEAAEIKPKFQETATKTTTQPPTTTGSTTAGSAATTGTTNGSGGDGGEQPGASQLPGMGLLAGAAGLLGGAELARRRGGED; this is translated from the coding sequence ATGAGTTCCCCACAGGTCTCCCGTCGCCGGTTCCTCCAGGCCACCGCGGCCGTCGGCGCCGCCGGGAGCGTCGGAGTCGTCAGCGGTCAGTCACAGAACGGTAAGCTCGTCATCATCTACGACGACGGGCACGACGGCGCGATGAGCGAAGCGCTCCCGGTCCACAAGGAGGAGGGCGTCCCCGCGTGTGCCGCCATCGTGGCGGGCTACACGCCGTGGACCCGGAAGGACCACGACTACCGGCTCGTCGGCGACGAGATCAGGACCCTCGAGGACGAGGGCTGGGAGATCATCTCGCACGGGCTGTACCACCGCAACCTCGGCGAGCAGCCGGTCACACAGCCGGTCGCGCCCGAGGACGAGAAGATATGGGTGCGCGACAACATCCACGGCGCGTTCCCGGACAGGGAGTACGAGATCCGCATCACGGACGGCGAGAAGACGGCGACGGCGCCGGTCGTCGGCGCGAACACTGGCGAGAACGGCGACTACCTCATCCTCGGCAAGCCGGTCGGAAAGTCCTTCGACCCGGCCGACGGCGTCACCGAGCGGTTCGTCGAGTCGGAGATCCGTCGCTCGATGGAGAAATCACAGGAGGTCATCGCCAGCCACGGCATCGACAAACCGCAGCACTTCGTCTACCCCTACGGGGCCCGGTCGCCCCTCGCACAGGAGCTGGCCACGGAGTACTACACGTCCATCACCAACTACGAGGTCGAGGGACTGAACCCGATGACGGGGCTCAACCCGCACAGACTCAACCGTCAGCAGATGGAGGGTCGCGCCCTGAACGAGAGTGAACTCGCTCACATGATGGCGACCATCTCCGACGAGAACCGCCTCGCCGTCTTCGGGGCGCACACCCAGTACGACGACCTCGGCCCGGAGCGCATCCGGAAGGTCATCCGCGAGGCGAAGTACCAGGGCATCGACATCGTCACGATGACCGAGGCGCTGGAGGCCGCCGAGATCAAGCCGAAGTTCCAGGAGACGGCGACGAAGACGACCACCCAGCCGCCGACCACGACCGGGTCGACCACGGCCGGGTCGGCCGCCACCACCGGCACGACGAACGGGAGCGGTGGAGACGGCGGCGAGCAACCCGGAGCGTCACAGCTGCCCGGGATGGGGCTCCTCGCCGGCGCGGCGGGGCTGCTCGGCGGCGCCGAACTCGCCCGTCGCCGGGGCGGCGAGGACTGA
- a CDS encoding helix-turn-helix transcriptional regulator yields MSSPSPTNGETTVDHVILWLHAALVGARDRATSAVARLRDETRRRFQRMRPSAVDDEPATEPVAEQPDAPPSADVVEAEATIPACPSDQILAAVEREGGRMWQNDIVESVNCSSSTVSRHLCALESEGAIQRVTVGREKIVALPDYEFDATMTMHDDKDPHQQAA; encoded by the coding sequence ATGAGTTCCCCCTCCCCCACCAACGGCGAAACGACAGTCGACCACGTCATCCTGTGGCTGCACGCAGCCCTCGTCGGTGCCCGGGACCGCGCGACGAGTGCGGTCGCCCGGCTCCGCGACGAGACCCGGCGACGGTTCCAGCGGATGCGACCGTCGGCCGTCGACGACGAACCAGCGACCGAACCGGTAGCCGAGCAGCCGGACGCCCCACCCAGCGCCGACGTGGTCGAAGCCGAGGCGACGATCCCGGCGTGTCCGAGCGACCAGATACTCGCCGCGGTCGAGCGCGAAGGGGGACGGATGTGGCAGAACGACATCGTCGAGAGCGTGAACTGTTCCTCCTCGACGGTGAGCCGTCACCTCTGCGCGCTCGAATCCGAGGGCGCGATCCAGCGGGTCACGGTCGGACGCGAGAAGATCGTCGCCCTCCCGGACTACGAGTTCGACGCGACGATGACCATGCACGACGACAAGGACCCGCACCAGCAGGCGGCGTAG
- a CDS encoding succinylglutamate desuccinylase/aspartoacylase domain-containing protein, giving the protein MTEPHSSDDTRGTFSRRGFLRGAAAFGLGAAALSGASSPASAASGPSRTSYKIKEGTYQETTVYVYDSGVAGPTTMVVGGIHGDEKSGYLAADQIAQWSVTSGKLVVMPRANVDAIALDHRPYDHDLNRLFPPTGGTCQSSLARHIWNAVVEHDPDWMFDLHSSRGIYKSGDGGVGQALFPTWTSPARDYGENAVADLNQQFGLSGDVAYRMGNTLDADNPMLMHRVAGLLDRPGFICETTEKQPLDEQIQWHLYTVEHVMNQYGQQRGTPRTTTGGDVDFHASTLSLDDYWQSFQFDQSLSYPAIVAPSMSYNGSDPAHPRIDDDSNSGGTARVEEWNYLNDKHYTESAGMLAFPANTVTRSDDGKLVQSSRKNVGDQWEYVEFDEPFDATPVVLTSPMSDWHDTPVISRVRNVTRYGFDMRLHTEDGGRDLAWDEQERTAWVAFEEGPGTLNGRNYETGTRKIDENWEWIDFGRSYDNPVFLAAPMTYEGWNTVTVRHDDLRADGVNAFLQEEQSEDTETGHVTEKVAYFVIDG; this is encoded by the coding sequence ATGACAGAACCCCACTCCTCCGACGACACTCGCGGCACGTTCAGCCGACGCGGTTTCCTTCGCGGTGCAGCCGCCTTCGGTCTCGGCGCAGCAGCCCTCTCCGGTGCATCGTCCCCCGCCAGCGCGGCGTCCGGGCCCAGCCGGACGAGCTACAAGATCAAGGAAGGCACGTACCAGGAGACCACGGTCTACGTGTACGATTCGGGCGTCGCTGGGCCGACGACGATGGTCGTCGGCGGCATCCACGGCGACGAGAAGTCCGGCTATCTCGCGGCCGACCAGATTGCCCAGTGGTCGGTCACCTCCGGCAAGCTCGTCGTCATGCCGCGGGCGAACGTCGACGCCATCGCGCTCGACCACCGCCCGTACGACCACGACCTCAACCGGCTGTTCCCGCCGACCGGCGGCACCTGCCAGTCCTCGCTGGCCCGCCACATCTGGAACGCGGTCGTCGAGCACGACCCCGACTGGATGTTCGACCTCCACAGCTCGCGGGGCATCTACAAGTCCGGCGACGGCGGCGTCGGGCAGGCGCTGTTCCCGACCTGGACCTCGCCGGCTCGCGACTACGGCGAGAACGCGGTCGCCGACCTGAACCAGCAGTTCGGCCTCTCCGGCGACGTGGCCTACCGGATGGGCAACACCCTCGACGCCGACAACCCGATGCTCATGCACCGGGTCGCGGGCCTGCTCGACCGGCCCGGGTTCATCTGCGAGACGACCGAGAAGCAGCCCCTCGACGAGCAGATCCAGTGGCACCTCTACACCGTCGAGCACGTCATGAACCAGTACGGCCAGCAGCGCGGCACGCCGCGGACCACCACGGGTGGGGACGTCGACTTCCACGCGTCGACGCTCTCGCTGGACGACTACTGGCAGTCGTTCCAGTTCGACCAGTCGCTCTCGTACCCCGCCATCGTCGCGCCCTCGATGTCCTACAACGGCTCGGACCCCGCCCACCCGCGCATCGACGACGACAGCAACTCGGGCGGCACGGCCCGCGTCGAGGAGTGGAACTACCTCAACGACAAGCACTACACCGAGAGCGCCGGCATGCTGGCGTTCCCGGCCAACACCGTCACGCGCTCGGACGACGGCAAGCTCGTCCAGTCGAGCCGCAAGAACGTCGGCGACCAGTGGGAGTACGTCGAGTTCGACGAGCCCTTCGACGCCACCCCGGTCGTGCTCACCTCGCCGATGAGCGACTGGCACGACACCCCCGTCATCTCGCGGGTCCGGAACGTCACCCGGTACGGGTTCGACATGCGCCTCCACACCGAGGACGGCGGCCGTGACCTCGCCTGGGACGAACAGGAGCGTACGGCCTGGGTCGCCTTCGAGGAGGGCCCCGGCACCCTGAACGGGCGCAACTACGAGACCGGCACCCGCAAGATCGACGAGAACTGGGAGTGGATCGACTTCGGGCGCTCGTACGATAACCCGGTGTTCCTCGCGGCCCCGATGACCTACGAGGGCTGGAACACCGTGACGGTCCGCCACGACGACCTCCGGGCCGACGGCGTCAACGCCTTCCTGCAGGAGGAACAGTCCGAGGACACCGAGACCGGTCACGTGACCGAGAAGGTCGCCTACTTCGTCATCGACGGGTAG
- a CDS encoding right-handed parallel beta-helix repeat-containing protein codes for MTEHSPSPDKKRSLTRRDYLRAASVAGISAAAFSGATTASGQTAAGTAEPTVYNVVEEGADPTGQEPIDPVLGRLEHDNAVLEFPNGRYKIQDFNMYGRENFTLRGIGDDVVLVPSEDYNRDYWLQGWHMRNFTFENFTIDNSATDCGPCISFGAHDNLLVRNVTKVGYHDTDSTAFGFYVLDEDGQGLVENLVMRDGSIPVAPVGVYTASTGKLVFRDCEIEGFGNNGLYASTGTGPIGVEGGVYKNNLRSQVRLGAPGSYVRDAEVVVDASPDKVREDWVPNYRGIRISDNPGPVTVENCEVKMLRGRGFGGIVNAFDGGSVTVRDTNIHVGADYLMYWNDDTAPAVYVDQPSDWEQSGQGGERLFENVSITGSGDAFGRNPVVLLFRGNNTFRNCCIQQTGTDRDGIETWNIDHEVTFFDEPTVVEDSTVNVPGDMANGSVDLQNCTASGTCPVPSGVDPMPDGHRAQVSLADVPIPGNSSRKTYPVMGTDDSNPTMRFYGNFVYPNTKEFVFGNLQHIIDEYVVTGRLNVEFRSVAYPTDHYLNSVPGEARLAKLAVGVWDKNNWENYWGVFEYLFANQGEFEWGTWEQDRDLLAAAGVERVEGWIPALVNEGEYDDEVLASREQAAADGLMYVPQLHLNGDLAGANWDTEKLMGWIDDRL; via the coding sequence GTGACCGAACACTCCCCCTCTCCAGACAAGAAGCGCAGTCTCACTCGCCGTGACTATCTTCGTGCGGCATCTGTCGCCGGAATCAGTGCAGCCGCGTTCTCTGGTGCCACGACCGCCAGTGGACAGACGGCCGCCGGAACGGCCGAACCGACCGTATACAACGTCGTGGAGGAGGGCGCGGACCCGACGGGACAGGAACCCATCGACCCCGTGCTCGGCCGCCTCGAACACGACAACGCGGTCCTGGAGTTCCCGAACGGCCGGTACAAGATCCAGGACTTCAACATGTACGGCCGGGAGAACTTCACCCTCCGCGGCATCGGCGACGACGTGGTGCTGGTCCCCAGCGAGGACTACAACCGCGATTACTGGCTCCAGGGCTGGCACATGCGGAACTTCACCTTCGAGAACTTCACCATCGACAACTCCGCGACCGACTGCGGGCCGTGCATCTCCTTCGGTGCCCACGACAACCTGCTCGTCCGGAACGTCACGAAGGTCGGCTACCACGATACCGACAGCACGGCCTTCGGGTTCTACGTCCTCGACGAGGACGGCCAGGGCCTGGTGGAGAACCTCGTCATGCGCGACGGCTCCATCCCGGTCGCACCCGTCGGCGTCTACACCGCCTCGACCGGCAAGCTCGTCTTCCGCGACTGCGAGATCGAGGGCTTCGGGAACAACGGCCTCTACGCCTCGACCGGGACCGGCCCCATCGGCGTCGAGGGCGGCGTCTACAAGAACAACCTCCGCAGCCAGGTCCGCCTCGGCGCACCCGGCAGCTACGTCCGTGACGCCGAGGTCGTCGTCGACGCCAGCCCGGACAAGGTCCGCGAGGACTGGGTCCCGAACTACCGCGGTATCCGCATCTCGGACAACCCCGGTCCGGTGACCGTCGAGAACTGCGAGGTCAAGATGCTCCGCGGGCGCGGCTTCGGTGGCATCGTCAACGCCTTCGACGGCGGCTCGGTCACCGTCCGCGACACCAACATCCACGTCGGCGCGGACTACCTGATGTACTGGAACGACGACACCGCGCCGGCGGTCTACGTCGACCAGCCCAGCGACTGGGAGCAGTCCGGGCAGGGCGGCGAGCGCCTGTTCGAGAACGTCTCCATCACCGGCAGCGGCGACGCCTTCGGGCGCAACCCGGTCGTCCTGCTGTTCCGCGGGAACAACACCTTCCGGAACTGCTGTATCCAGCAGACCGGGACCGACCGCGACGGCATCGAGACGTGGAACATCGACCACGAGGTGACCTTCTTCGACGAGCCGACGGTCGTCGAGGACTCGACGGTGAACGTCCCCGGCGACATGGCCAACGGCAGCGTCGACCTGCAGAACTGCACGGCCTCGGGCACCTGTCCGGTCCCGAGCGGCGTCGACCCCATGCCGGACGGCCACCGCGCGCAGGTCTCGCTCGCCGACGTTCCCATCCCCGGCAACTCCAGCCGGAAGACCTACCCCGTGATGGGGACCGACGACAGCAACCCCACGATGCGGTTCTACGGGAACTTCGTCTACCCCAACACGAAGGAGTTCGTCTTCGGGAACCTCCAGCACATCATCGACGAGTACGTCGTCACCGGCCGACTCAACGTCGAGTTCCGGTCGGTCGCCTACCCCACCGACCACTACCTCAACAGCGTCCCCGGGGAGGCACGCCTCGCGAAGCTCGCGGTCGGCGTCTGGGACAAGAACAACTGGGAGAACTACTGGGGCGTCTTCGAGTACCTCTTCGCGAACCAGGGCGAGTTCGAGTGGGGCACCTGGGAGCAGGACCGCGACCTGCTCGCGGCCGCCGGCGTCGAGCGCGTCGAGGGCTGGATCCCCGCGCTCGTCAACGAGGGCGAGTACGACGACGAGGTCCTGGCCTCGCGCGAGCAGGCGGCGGCTGACGGCCTCATGTACGTCCCGCAGCTCCACCTCAACGGGGACCTCGCCGGGGCGAACTGGGACACGGAGAAGCTCATGGGCTGGATAGACGACCGGCTCTGA
- a CDS encoding polysaccharide deacetylase family protein, which produces MVEDRTRRRTLKTLGLGALAGLAGCMNQGEQNTSPTNTTRTTARAGTGTDTTTQQEGTDTTTDGDKQKQEAAVVDDFEQLSAWKVKNGDLSAMTENAYAGSQSAVITRKNGEPVIERSLDADFEGSNLSMAVNLDAEKHAVLQITLLNENNQNSVQLAESIRHSASGFWHRLDLGTTEVSGLPNLGDVTKIRIRLKGAGSGGKIRVDDLRKVGSPDQGYVALVFDDGQASDYTKAFQTLKQYDIPATSAVVTEHVGNDGFLTMKQMEEMKSAGWEFASQTATHKNLLYASRLEAQEEVVGSKEWLVDHGFKKGAKSFMYPYGLYDSQVTNFVSKHYDMGFGLFSARNAASGNITDQMTISRGNGRHVDQAASQVDFASLYNDLEVITFHGIDREGKMDISSGEFEEFAQYLSNADVKPITLSKIPDVAQPKDGW; this is translated from the coding sequence ATGGTCGAAGACAGAACGAGACGCCGAACCCTGAAGACCCTCGGGCTGGGCGCACTCGCCGGCCTCGCCGGCTGTATGAACCAGGGCGAACAGAACACCTCCCCCACGAACACCACCCGGACGACGGCGCGCGCCGGGACCGGAACCGACACGACGACCCAACAGGAGGGCACCGACACGACGACAGACGGCGACAAGCAGAAGCAAGAGGCGGCCGTCGTCGACGACTTCGAGCAGCTCTCCGCGTGGAAGGTGAAGAACGGCGACCTGTCCGCGATGACGGAGAACGCCTACGCCGGCAGCCAGTCGGCGGTCATCACCCGCAAGAACGGCGAACCCGTCATCGAACGGTCGCTCGACGCGGACTTCGAGGGGTCGAACCTCTCGATGGCGGTGAACCTCGACGCCGAGAAGCACGCCGTCCTCCAGATCACGCTGCTCAACGAGAACAACCAGAACTCGGTGCAGCTGGCCGAGTCCATCCGGCACTCCGCGAGCGGGTTCTGGCACCGCCTCGACCTCGGGACGACCGAGGTCAGCGGCCTGCCGAACCTCGGCGACGTGACGAAGATCCGCATCCGCCTGAAGGGTGCCGGCAGTGGCGGCAAGATCCGCGTCGACGACCTGCGGAAGGTCGGCTCGCCCGACCAGGGCTACGTCGCGCTCGTGTTCGACGACGGGCAGGCCTCGGACTACACGAAGGCCTTCCAGACGCTCAAGCAGTACGACATCCCGGCCACCTCCGCGGTCGTCACCGAACACGTCGGGAACGACGGCTTCCTGACGATGAAGCAGATGGAGGAGATGAAGAGTGCGGGCTGGGAGTTCGCGTCCCAGACCGCCACCCACAAGAACCTGCTCTACGCCTCCCGGCTGGAGGCCCAGGAGGAGGTCGTCGGGTCGAAGGAGTGGCTGGTCGACCACGGCTTCAAGAAGGGCGCGAAGAGCTTCATGTACCCCTACGGCCTGTACGACTCGCAGGTCACGAACTTCGTCTCCAAGCACTACGACATGGGCTTCGGACTGTTCAGCGCCCGGAACGCGGCCAGCGGGAACATCACGGACCAGATGACCATCTCGCGCGGCAACGGCCGCCACGTCGACCAGGCCGCCTCCCAGGTCGACTTCGCGAGCCTCTACAACGACCTCGAGGTCATCACCTTCCACGGCATCGACCGGGAGGGGAAGATGGACATCTCCTCGGGCGAGTTCGAGGAGTTCGCACAGTACCTCTCCAACGCCGACGTGAAGCCGATTACCCTCTCGAAGATCCCCGACGTCGCCCAGCCGAAGGACGGCTGGTGA
- a CDS encoding DUF1616 domain-containing protein, with protein MSRTKLWFLDALVVLALTAVGAASIYLHVPVARTVATGLFVLFLPGYAVSVVLFPRGRSDASERDTGIAWSERFGLTVAMSIALVALVALVANFTPLGITLLPILAGVAGLTTLFTVVGLFRRFRVPASDRHGFSVPLRAVLFTQQRDAFRGGSSPTTVYNVALVVSILLALGSVGFAVAYGPATSGFTEFTVETGDQSIQEAAVLQGNENPTLVVDNHEGQDQEYTIVTTVQRVSEGDDGEVQVQAQRELSRTTVSTEAGERARKTVQVSAPGDDSVRVVMLLYRGEAPADPSRESAYRVLTFRTA; from the coding sequence ATGAGTCGCACGAAGTTGTGGTTCCTCGACGCCCTCGTCGTCCTCGCACTGACCGCGGTCGGGGCCGCCTCGATATACCTGCACGTGCCGGTCGCACGGACCGTCGCGACCGGCCTGTTCGTCCTCTTCCTGCCGGGGTACGCCGTCTCCGTCGTGCTGTTCCCCCGCGGCCGGTCCGACGCCTCGGAGCGAGACACCGGCATCGCCTGGAGCGAACGGTTCGGCCTCACCGTCGCCATGAGCATCGCCCTCGTCGCCCTCGTCGCCCTCGTGGCGAACTTCACGCCACTGGGCATCACCCTGCTCCCCATCCTCGCCGGGGTCGCGGGGCTGACGACCCTCTTCACCGTCGTCGGCCTGTTCCGGCGGTTCCGGGTCCCGGCGAGCGACCGACACGGCTTCTCGGTCCCGCTCCGGGCCGTGCTGTTCACCCAGCAGCGCGACGCCTTCCGGGGTGGGAGCTCGCCGACGACCGTCTACAACGTCGCACTGGTGGTGAGCATCCTGCTCGCGCTCGGGAGCGTCGGCTTCGCGGTCGCCTACGGCCCCGCGACGAGCGGGTTCACCGAGTTCACCGTCGAGACGGGCGACCAGAGCATCCAGGAGGCCGCGGTGCTCCAGGGCAACGAGAACCCGACCCTCGTCGTCGACAATCACGAGGGGCAAGACCAGGAGTACACCATCGTCACGACCGTCCAGCGCGTCTCCGAGGGCGACGACGGCGAGGTCCAGGTGCAGGCACAGCGCGAACTCTCCCGGACCACCGTCTCGACCGAGGCCGGCGAACGCGCCCGGAAGACGGTGCAGGTCTCCGCACCGGGCGACGACAGCGTCCGGGTCGTCATGCTGCTGTACAGGGGCGAGGCGCCCGCGGACCCGTCGCGCGAGTCCGCGTACCGGGTGCTCACCTTCCGCACCGCATGA
- a CDS encoding right-handed parallel beta-helix repeat-containing protein — protein MVDIVDAGADPTGEEPIDGVLAEVADDDTLVEFPDGRYKINRVDLYDTSNLGLRGVGDDVTLVADEDHAEDFWIAGASTRDLLFENFTLDHTGDGVDPSVEFGSHDGLVVRNIVKKGSQDGDNTAFGFRTYHDWSETLVENLQLPDGSKAVGPVGIWVDGDGTTTFRDCHVEGYGNNGLYASWSNGPVHVEGGVFKDNDRAQVRLGSAGSYVDGAEVVVDDPSGDDPCTGVRISDGLGPVTISDCDISMTGGRGTGAVFVAEDGGHMVLEDSRIHVGPDYTANLSGGTRTSPGVYVDEAPDAPELDHDIVRTSITGGGDYYPAIVGRRDDVNVLDSCIQWDGPVGIRFHGTTANDVKNTNITVDGPAIEGDAEVVDVTSGDSCPMPNLGGGGDDGSSSDDGGDSSGSLADVPLPINASRMTYPTMGTSNENPTLTVYGNFVYPNTKRFVEENLPAIVSEFVEPGHINVQFRSIAYPTGHYLNSVEGEERLAQLALGVWDKNNWENYWGVFEYLFANQGDIEWQTWGDAKNMLQDAGVERVAGWLPGLASDDYYGDEVYQSRLDAADAGLDYVPQVEFQGDLADANMATGDLLEWIGDRL, from the coding sequence GTGGTCGACATCGTCGACGCGGGTGCGGACCCGACGGGCGAGGAGCCAATCGACGGCGTCCTCGCCGAGGTAGCCGACGACGACACCCTGGTCGAGTTCCCGGACGGCCGCTACAAGATCAACCGGGTGGACCTCTACGACACCTCGAACCTCGGGCTCCGCGGCGTGGGCGACGACGTGACGCTCGTGGCGGACGAGGACCACGCCGAGGACTTCTGGATCGCCGGTGCGAGCACGCGCGACCTCCTCTTCGAGAACTTCACGCTGGACCACACCGGCGACGGCGTCGACCCCTCGGTCGAGTTCGGGAGCCACGACGGCCTCGTCGTCCGGAACATCGTGAAGAAGGGCTCGCAGGACGGTGACAACACCGCCTTCGGGTTCCGGACGTACCACGACTGGAGCGAGACGCTGGTCGAGAACCTCCAGCTGCCGGACGGGAGCAAGGCGGTCGGCCCCGTCGGCATCTGGGTCGACGGCGACGGGACGACCACGTTCCGGGACTGCCACGTCGAGGGGTACGGCAACAACGGCCTGTACGCCTCCTGGTCGAACGGGCCGGTCCACGTCGAGGGCGGCGTCTTCAAGGACAACGACCGGGCGCAGGTCCGCCTCGGCAGCGCGGGCAGCTACGTCGACGGGGCCGAGGTCGTCGTCGACGACCCCTCGGGCGACGACCCCTGTACCGGGGTCCGCATCTCCGACGGGCTCGGGCCGGTCACCATCTCGGACTGCGACATCTCCATGACGGGCGGCCGCGGGACCGGTGCCGTGTTCGTCGCGGAGGACGGCGGTCACATGGTGCTCGAGGACTCGCGCATCCACGTCGGGCCGGACTACACGGCGAACCTCTCGGGCGGGACCCGGACCTCGCCCGGCGTCTACGTCGACGAGGCACCGGACGCCCCGGAGCTGGACCACGACATCGTCCGGACCTCGATCACCGGCGGCGGGGACTACTACCCCGCCATCGTCGGCAGGCGCGACGACGTGAACGTCCTCGACTCCTGTATCCAGTGGGACGGCCCGGTCGGCATCCGGTTCCACGGGACGACCGCGAACGACGTGAAGAACACCAACATCACGGTCGACGGCCCGGCCATCGAGGGCGACGCAGAGGTCGTCGACGTGACCTCCGGCGACTCGTGTCCGATGCCGAACCTCGGCGGCGGTGGCGACGACGGGAGCTCGTCGGACGACGGCGGCGATTCGTCGGGCTCGCTCGCCGACGTCCCGCTGCCCATCAACGCCAGCCGGATGACCTACCCGACGATGGGGACGAGCAACGAGAACCCGACGCTGACCGTCTACGGGAACTTCGTCTACCCCAACACGAAGCGGTTCGTCGAGGAGAACCTCCCGGCCATCGTCTCCGAGTTCGTCGAACCGGGCCACATCAACGTCCAGTTCCGGTCCATCGCGTACCCGACCGGCCACTACCTCAACAGCGTCGAGGGCGAGGAACGTCTCGCCCAGCTCGCACTCGGCGTCTGGGACAAGAACAACTGGGAGAACTACTGGGGCGTCTTCGAGTACCTCTTCGCGAACCAGGGCGACATCGAGTGGCAGACCTGGGGCGACGCGAAGAACATGCTCCAGGACGCGGGCGTCGAGCGCGTCGCGGGCTGGCTCCCCGGCCTCGCCTCCGACGACTACTACGGCGACGAGGTCTACCAGTCCCGGCTCGACGCGGCCGACGCCGGCCTCGACTACGTCCCGCAGGTCGAGTTCCAGGGCGACCTCGCGGACGCGAACATGGCGACCGGCGACCTGCTGGAGTGGATCGGCGACCGGCTCTGA